In Mucilaginibacter boryungensis, a single window of DNA contains:
- a CDS encoding S66 peptidase family protein, with amino-acid sequence MIIPHLKKGDKIAITCPAKKLPRPMTEAVKVLQSWGLEVIQGETLQASYHQFAGDDELRARDLQNFIDDDSVKAIIAARGGYGTVRIVDMVDYSKLATHPKWIVGFSDITVLHSHLHTNYGLQTIHGQMPVNVPDASSQSLISLKKTLFGEAVTYSFKSHSLNRAGEASAPVIGGNLSLLIAMLGSVSDMDYTGKILFLEDVGEYYYSIDRMLHTLKRAGKLSKLAGLIIGGFTELKDNDIPFGISLHNIVMHLVGEYTYPVCFDFPAGHIPDNHAIIFGKTLNLSVEDHHVTASYT; translated from the coding sequence ATGATCATTCCACATTTAAAAAAGGGCGATAAAATAGCCATTACCTGTCCTGCCAAAAAATTACCGAGACCAATGACCGAAGCAGTTAAAGTGCTGCAAAGCTGGGGCCTTGAAGTAATACAGGGCGAAACCCTGCAAGCCAGTTATCACCAGTTTGCCGGCGATGACGAATTGCGTGCCCGCGACCTGCAAAACTTTATTGATGACGATAGCGTAAAAGCCATTATTGCCGCCCGGGGCGGGTACGGAACAGTACGTATAGTAGATATGGTTGATTACAGCAAGCTGGCCACTCACCCGAAATGGATTGTTGGGTTTAGTGATATTACAGTTTTACATAGCCATTTGCATACTAATTACGGGCTGCAAACCATCCACGGGCAAATGCCGGTAAATGTACCCGACGCTTCGTCACAATCGCTTATATCGCTTAAAAAGACCCTGTTTGGCGAAGCCGTTACCTATAGCTTTAAATCACATAGTTTAAACCGGGCGGGTGAAGCTTCGGCCCCGGTTATAGGGGGCAATTTAAGTTTGCTTATCGCGATGCTGGGTTCCGTATCAGATATGGATTATACCGGTAAAATATTGTTTCTTGAAGACGTAGGTGAATACTATTATTCAATAGACCGTATGCTGCATACCCTAAAGCGCGCTGGCAAGCTAAGTAAGCTGGCGGGTTTAATAATTGGCGGGTTTACCGAGCTAAAGGATAATGATATCCCATTTGGCATTAGCCTGCATAACATAGTAATGCACCTGGTTGGCGAATATACCTACCCGGTTTGCTTTGATTTTCCGGCAGGCCATATTCCCGATAATCATGCTATCATTTTCGGTAAAACATTAAATTTATCTGTAGAAGATCACCATGTAACCGCATCATACACTTAA